GACGCCGCACCAGACCAGCAGGACCGTGACAATGGCCGACCACCAGCGCCGCCTCGGCGCTGCGCAGAGGCAGATGGCGACAAAGAGCCAGACCAGGGGAGCGGCGGGGAGGATCATCCGCAGCCCCAGTTGCTTGTTGGAAAAAAATGAGAACACGACGAACAGCAGCGCCGCCGGCATGAGCAATAACCAGGGGAGCAGGCCGCGGTACGCACGAAGCGCCAGCGCCCGGCCCATCCCTAGAAAAAAGAGCGCCAGTAGCGGCAGTGGGGTCTTCACCGCCAACAGTGCGATGAAATAGAACCACTTGCCTCCGAAGTAGTATTGGCCGAAGAGAAACGAGGGGTCCCCGACTGCCGCGTCGCGAAGCTGGTTGTCCAGCGCCGTCACGAAGCTCGCGGGCAGCGGCAAGGGCGTCCCGCCGGGGACGATCCGTTGCACCAGCTTGCCCGCGCCGCTGGCGAAGGCGAACGAGTTAAGAAGCCGCCCCACTTCCTGAAAATGATACCCCGCGCAGATCGTGACTCCGCTCACCAGAAAGGCCAACGCCAGACCGGCAAAGAGCCGCGGCAACGTCGACTTCCTGTAACAGAGCCAACCGACGATGACGAGGACCGGCGCGATGGCGTAGAGGTACAGGCACGAGGATTTCGTCAGCGCGGCAAGTCCGAGGGCCAGGCCCGCCCCGGCCGATCGGGCCAGGTTGGGCCGGTGCAGAAAAAGGTGGAGCGCGGCCAGCGCCAGCACCGTGAAAAAGGCGCACCCGGCATCCGTCGTGACCAGTTGACTGTGCGCCATGATCCCCGGCGAAAACCACACCAGGCCCGCCGCCAACAGGCCCGCCGCGTTCGGTCGCGTCGGCGCGAGCAGACCGGCCCAGCCGAAAAGTAACACGCCGAGCATCGCCACGACGACGACCGTCACACACCGCGCCGCGACATAGAGGCGATGATAATTCGCCGTGTTCTTTTCCATGAACTCATAGCCGTTCGCCCAGAAGGCATACTTTTCATCCGGGGTGAAGTCCGTCGCCTCGGGCGACGACACCTCCATGAACAGCAGCGGAAGGGCCGACAGGACGTTCATCAGCGGCGGGTTCAACTCGCAATAACGGAAATCGCCCGTGGTCAGAACGTTGTAGCCGACGGGAAGGTGGCCGAATTCGTCCACCGTCACCGACTTCTGTCGAACCGCAAGAAGGGACAGTGACGCAAAGACGGCCGCCATGACGGCCAGAAAGACCCACGCCCACCGACGCGGCACATCGGTGACGAGGACCTGGGGTTGATTCGCGCAGGGGGGATCCGTCAAATCTGCGCCGCCTTCGTGTCCCTCCATCGGATCACTGCCCGCCAGTTGCGCCATGATGGTCAAGCCCCGCGATCAGCCGATCGGTGTCGCGGGAGCGTATCGCATCATGATCTAGGCGAACAGAGTTTGAGCGATAGAACGGTTTGGCCTACCCCAGCCCGGGCTGCGGCATCGACCCGCCCGGCGGCAACTGTGGCTCGGGCCGCCCCGTCACCGGTCGCGCCGTCTGCGGCTTGGGACCGACGTTTTCGTCGAACAGGATGCCCGTCAGGCTCGGCCGGTCCAGCGCCTCGCCCCGGCACAAGAGCCGGACTTCGTCGGCGTCGAGGGTCTCGTACTTCATGAGCGCCAGCGCGACCGCCTCGACCTTTTCCCAGTTCTCCGAAAGCAGCCGCTCCGCGTCGCGATAGGCCTCGTCGATCAGCCGCCGGACCTCCTCGTCAATCAAATGGGCGGTCTCATCCGAATAGGGCTTGTCCGCGAAAAACGCGTCCTTCCCGGACTCCGGCGAATACTTCACAAACCCCAGCTTCGGGCTCATGCCCCACTCGATGACCATGGCCTTGGCCAGCTTCGTGGCGTATTCGATGTCCATCGCCGCCCCGCTGCTGGCGTCCTTGCTGTGCCGGAACTCGGCGATTCGACCGCCGCAAAGCACCCGCATCGTCGCGTGCAGCCACCGCACCCCGAACCCGTAGCGATCTTTCTCCGGCAGCGACATCGTCGCTCCCAGCGCCCGGCCGCGCGGGATGATCGTGACCTTGTGCAGCGGATCGGCGTCGGGCAGGAGCACTTGAATCACCGTATGACCGGCCTCATGGTAGGCCGTCGCCATCCGCTCCTGCTCCTCGATCGCCCGGCTCTTGTTGGAGCGGCCGTAGCGGATCTTGTCGCGGGCCTCCTCGAGGTCGTCCATCTCGACCATGTCCTTGTTCTGCATAGTCGCGATGATCGCCGCCTCGTTGATGATCGCCGCCAGCTCCGCCCCGCTGAACATCGGCGTCCCCCGGGCCAGCCGCATCAGGTCCACCCGCGGCGACATCTTCACCTTCCGGGCATGGACCTTCAGAATCTCCATCCGTCCCTTGATATCCGGCAACGACACATACACGCGGCGATCGAATCGCCCCGGTCGCGTGAGCGCCGGGTCGAGGATGTCGTCGCGATTGGTCGCGGCGATCACGATCACCTGGTCCGACGTATCGAACCCATCCATCTCGACAAGGATCGCGTTCAACGTCTGCTCGCGCTCATCGTGACCGCCGCCGTTGTAGGCCGCGCCGCGCCGCCGGCCGACCGCGTCGATCTCATCCAGAAAGATGATGCACGGCGAATTTTCTTTCGCGCTCTTGAACAGATCTCGCACGCGGCTCGCGCCCACGCCGACGAACATCTCTACAAAGTCCGCGCCGCTGATGGAGAAGAACGGCACATCCGCCTCGCCCGCGATCGCCTTGGCGAGGAGCGTCTTGCCGCAGCCCGGCTCGCCGACCAACAGCACGCCGCGCGGAATCCGCCCGCCCAGCCGCTGGAACTTCTTGGGCGTCTTGAGAAACTCGATGATCTCGGCGACCTCTTCCTTCGCCTCGTCCACCCCCGCCACGTCCTTGAACGTGACGTTGGTCAACTCCTTGTTGCTGACGCGGTGCCGCGAACGGCCGAAGCTGCCCAGCATCCCCGCCCCGCCCGCCGACGCCCGCAGGTGCCGGAAGATGATGAAGTAGATAAACCCGAAGATCAGAATCCACGGCACGATCCCGATGAGCAGGTTCATGTACGGCGTGCTGCTCGGTGCGTAGGTGATCTTCGTCCCCGGGCATGTCTTGCGCAGCTTCTCCTCGATCTCCGACACCTGACCGGCCGTGTTGTATTCGACCTTGAACCGCGCGTTCGCCCGGCCCTGCGGCCGACCCTGCGCCCGGTCGCTGAACTGCCCCGTGATCTGATCGTCGGAGAGTTCGATCGATTCGAAGTGACCCAGCGCCGCGTACTTCCAGAAGTCGCTGATGCTGATCTCCTGCGGCGCGGTGTAACCCTGTGACACCACCAGCGCGATCATCATCGCGATCAGCAAAAAGCCGATCCAGCTCATCACCCCGCGGGACATCTTCATCCGCGGCGGCGGCGGGGGACCGCCCTTGCCGCCGCGCGGCTTGCGCCCCGGTCGGGCTTCCGGCTGCTGATCGTCAGGTTCGAGGCCAATATCCGGCATGTATCTTTTTCTCGCCCTCAGAGAGGCGTAATAAGTACGTCTGAAAAAGGGACCCAGATCGCCAACACTCTATCGGATTATAGTCGCGGGGGCAGTATCACCAATCGGTGGTCTGCATCTCCTCGATGATCCGCTCGCTCAGCCGATCCATCGCCCGCTGGCTGGCATGGTAAAAATCCTCCCCCAACGGACGGACGTAATCCACGGTCTGGACATAGTTTGGGCGATCCAGCAGGACCTCGCCCGTTCGCAAATCCTTCCACTGAAAGCTGACCACCACGGTCTCGGCCGTTTCCCGAGGTCGAACCGTCCGGAAATCCCGCCCCAGCGTGCTTTGGCGGACCTCGCGTATCTCACCCGTAATGATCGAATCCGCCCGGTCTTTCTTGGCCAGCTTGAAGGGCGTCTCCGCTTCTAGACGCTTGGCCAGCGCCTCGGTTAGCTGCAATTCCAGCCCCCGCCGAAATTCCCGCGACTCGAACACATCCAGCGCCACGGTGCGTATCCGCTCGTTCTTCGAGTTTTTCGTCCGCGTGACCGCGTTGCGATCCGTCGAGTATCCGCAGCCCACCAGGAGACAGCAAAGTGTTGCAGGGAGGGCGAGGCTCCCGCCGAGCCGTTTGGCACCGGCCTTTAGTCGGTGTATCGCTGCCTTCTTAGTCTGGCTCATGCGGGGAGCGATTATACCCCTACTCCCCGCCCCGACAATCGGTACGCTCGCTGGCCCTGAATGGCCGTGGACGCATTTCCCTGGACTATGTAACAACGCAGGCCGCTGCCGCTGCAGCCTCGGCTTCCGCGCCGGCCGCCACGGCCGCCTGCGACGCACATTCACTCGCGCCCTCCATAGCCAGCATTACGGGGTTGAATCCCATCTTGGGCAATTCGTTGGTCCAGAGGATCGCACCCGTTCCGGCATCCAGACCATACGCATGGCCTGAGTGACCCACGAAGAGACGATTTCCCTTGAGGAGCATCGTCACGACGGCCGACGTGCCCGACGCAAACTTTGTCCGCCAAATCTCTTCGCCCGTCTGCGCATCCAGCGCCGCAACATACCGCCGCGACCCGACATAAAGCCGCTCCCGATTCTTTATCATGGTGATTCCTCCGCTCCGCCCACGACCGGGGCTCAAAACGTCCTCCTCCATATTCTATTCGCATTCGGCGACCAGCGCCGCGCTGCCTGGTCGCCGGGCCACTCTGCCCCTGACGCGAGAATCCCTTCTCGCACCCCGCTCGCCATGACCCAAGCTAAGCCGTTGCAACTGCCGCGCTCTTCGCTTCCGTTTGGGCCAGGACCGCCACGACCTCTTCCGAAGCGAATTCGGTTGCCCCGGGCATCGCCAATCGCATGGGCTGGTCGTCCGGCGCCCCTACCTCATTCGTCCAGAGAATCGCTCCCGTATTCGATTCCAGACAATACGCCCGGTCGGCGTATCCCATGTAAAGGCGCCCGCCCTTGAGGAGCATCGTCAACAGGCTCGTCGGCGCGCCCGACGGAAGCCGCGTCCGCCACACCTGCTCGCCACTTTCGGCATCCAGCGCCGCCACAAACCCCCGCGCACCGACAAAGATCTTCTCGCTCATGCTCGCCATGGCTAATCCTCCGCTCTGCCGCTTTCGCTATTCGCTATTCGCCATTCATAATTGTCTTTACAAACTCCCCCACATCCACCCCATCGACCTTCGACCGCCCATCCGCCTCCACGTCGCCGCTGACGTTCGCCAGATACCGCACACAATCCGACTCCCCCTCCGGCTCAAGCACCGCATCGACGAACGGCATGACATCCACGTCGTCCACGACTCCGTCGCAATTCATGTCGCCACGTTGGCACGTCGGTCCCCACCGGGCAAAGTAACGAGAGACATTTCCCCCCGCGGTCGAAAAGTGACCGCCTGAAATCAACTCCCCGTCGAATTCGACAAAGTCGCGTGCCCCACCGCCGAGACCGGTAGCAAAGGGGGCCCACGACGTACCATTCCATCGTGCGTTGTACGGTAAAGCCTCACCCCCGACGGTCGTATAACTGCCGCTGGCAACCAAATGGTTTCCAACCACCGAGAGTGCGAAAACCGATCCGTTCATCGCGCCGCCCACACGCGGCCAATTCATTCCATTCCATTCACGGACTTGGTATTCAAATACTCCAGCTTCAACCTCGAAACGGCCTGACGCATAGAGGCTTCCGTCGACAACCACAAGATCGCTGACGTTTCCCGGCAGGCCGGTGCTGAACGGTTCCCACCCTTTTCCGTCCCATTGGGCCATCTTCGGAACCGTGAAACCGTCAGCGGTAGTAAAAACTCCGTATGCCACGACCTTGTCACCCAAGACCGCCAGCCGCGACACCGCCCCGTTCATTCCGCTCCCCATCGGCCGCCATGCCGTGCCATTCCACGCTGCGATGTTGTTGGCCGAAATGCCGCCCACGTCGGTGAATCGGCCCCCAACGATCAATTCCCCATCGTATACCACGACGGCATTTGCATACGAATTCGAGCCTGGGATGCCGGTCCCCAGTGCCTGCCAGCTCGTACCATTCCATTGGGCGACGTCGCGGGCCTCGACATCGCCAGCGGCGAAGAAATCGCCTACAACAATTAGCCGATTGTGGTAAATCGTTGTCGCTCCTATCCAACCGAATCCACAACGGGCGCCCGGCGGCGAAAACTCCCCACAAGCCAAAATACCTTCTCCCATAGCACGCCAATCGGAACCGTCCCATTGCACTACCCTGTTGGCTTTCGTTCCCCCCGCGAACCGAAAAAGCCCTGCCGCAATGACATTTCCTTGAAAGACAGCAAGATGCTCAACGTAATCGCTAAATCCCAGGCCGATCGGTCGCCACAGGGCCCCATCGAATCTTTGAACTCCGTATTCTCCTGCGATCAGTTCGTTGTGATACTCAGCCAACGCAGTTACGTAGTTACCGAAAGCTCCGGAAAGTACCTCCCAGCGACTTCCGTCCCAACGCGCCACACCATAGCTCCCGAAACCATCGTCGGAGTACACAAGGCCCCCGGCGACAAGCCTGTCCTGGTAAACGCCAAGGGAGTAGATCTCCGAGTAACTCGCGATGCCCCCTTCTAAGGGCCGCCAACTCTTTCCATCCCATTGCATCACACTGGGATAGATTAATCCCCCCGCGACCAGCTTCCCGTGATGAACCTGAATGGCCAGTATCTGGTCGTTGCCCCCTATCCCAACCCCCTCGCCAAGCGGCGCCCAAGAAGCCCCGTCCCATTGGGCGATATTGTTTACGGATATACCTCCTGCGCTTGCAAACACCCCGCCCGCAATCAGCATTCCGTGATAGACCGTGAGTGCCGCGATGTAGGCCCCCGGGTCGAAACCGCCTCCCAGGGACTCCCATCGCTCGCCGTCCCATTGCGCAAGATGCGTCGGATGAGATTCGCCCGCGACCGTGAACGCCCCACCTATGACAATTCGACCGCGAAAGACGCAAATGCTATTCACCCACCCATTTACGCCTTCGCCGAGGGGCTCCCACGTCGAGCCATTCCAATAGGCCACTCCCTTCGCGCTCTGTCCCGCGACGCTGGTAAAGTAGCCTCCTGCAACCACGCCTCCTTGGTAGGCGCACAACGCAGAGACACCTGCGTCAATCTGATCTCCAATCGGATACCAAGTGGTCCCATCCCAGGCCGCGATCTGACTCACCGGGATACTCTCTACGGATGAAATCCACCCTCCCAAGACAAGCATTTCCGGCTGTGGACCGGGACCATCTGGATCCCATTTTGTCATAGCAAAGACTGCGCCATCCACGTACGGGTTCCCATGCCCCGGCCGCCACCCATACCCACACTCCCCCCGCGCCGCCGGGGCATGCCCGAGCGCAACGATCGCCATCGCGACCGTGCCATAGAGCCCATGCCCCCGGCGACGCTTGTGGGAGTCTGACCGACACGCCAAAGGCGTGCCGCTTACGAAATGCGGTTTCTTCCCATCCTGTAAATCTTGTAAATCCTGTCCCATTCCCGCCGTGCGCGCGGAATCCAACCCCCCAAAGTCGACGGACCTGCCAAATGGTGACATGACGCTACTCCGGCCCCCCACTGGACCTACTTCGAACCAACGGGGAATCTCCCCGTCAACGAAGGACCCAGTCGCCGGTCATGAGAATCGCGGGGGAATGAAAATAAATGCTGTTATGCGATCGAATAATAAATCGTACGTAGCGATCCTCGACTCGAAAACCACCGAGTCCGCTAAAACTATATCCGCCTGCGGCAGGCGTGTCTACCCTCAACCCCGAAAACCGAAGCTCAACTTTCACGATCTCCTCACCTCCCTCTTCATCTGCGCGATCTGCCTCCATCGGTGGCCCCCGTTTTAACTTTTTGACTTTTTGACGTTTTGACGTTTAGGATGCCCCCCATGAAGCACGGATGTTTCGCACCCCTTCTCATCCTCCTCGCCTCCGCGACCGCCCGCGGCGATGACAAGGCCAAACCCACCTACCACGAACGCCTCGAGTTCGACGCCGCCAAGGGCCAGTGGATTGAAATCGCCCCGCCCATCCCCGGCACCGAGGATGGCGACCTCGCACTCGCCCGCTCGCTCCTGGCCCAGTGCGAGTACAAAGACGCCCGCAAGGCCTTCGAGCACTGGTTCGAGACCTACCCGGAATCGACCCTCCGCCCCGAGGCCCTCTTCTACGCCGCCGAGACCGAAGTCTCTGCCGAGGACGCCAAGCCCAAGAGCGGCGATCTCATGCAGGCCCATCGCTGGCTGGAGGAAATCCTCGACGGCTGGCCCGGCACCAACATCGCCGACCGCGCCCTCCGCAAGGAACTCATCATCGCCGAGATGGTCCTCTTCAAGGGCCGCAAGCAGAAAGTCTGGAAGGTCCTCTGGCTCTCCGCCGACGAAGAGACCCTCACCATCCTCGACCGCATCATCGACGAACGCGCCCGCGAGACACCGATCGCCGAGCAGGCCCTCCGCCTCAAGGCCGACTACTACTACATCAACGGCAACTTCGAGGAGGCCGAAACCGCCTACGCCCGCCTCATGCGCGACTTCCCCCGGGGCCGCTACCACAAATTCGCCATGCTCCGCGCCGGTGAGTCAGCCCTGGCCCGCTTCCCCGGCGTCGAGTTCGACGACGCGGACCTGCTCGAAGCCGAGGTCTACCTCAAGGACTTCTCGCAGAAGTACCCGCAGGACGCCGGTGCTCAGCAAGTGCCGCAAACCCTCGCGCGGGTCAGCGACCAGCGCGCGGAGAAGGAATACCGCGTCGCGCAGTATTACGAGCGAACGAAGCAGATCGACGCAGCCGCGTATTACTATCGCCTCGTCGAAAAGGACTGGTCGGCGACCACCTGGGCCTTCGAAGCCCGCAACCGCCTCATTGCCATGGGCGCGATGGAGCCGCCCCCGGAACCGATGGAGCCCGCGCCGGAAGAGGCCACGACCACGCCACCCACTCAACCGCCCGGTGAGTAGCGGTAGCGTCCTCCCTCAGTGGGGGACGAAGTAGCGACGGCGTTCTTCGGACGTTAACCGATTGAGATAAGCCGCCCCGTACCATCCGCCGGCAATGCAAATTTCGGCGTATGGATCGTCACGCGCAGAAACAGCCCCCGAATCTCTTTCGACGGACCCGTCAGCCCTTCGAGTAGAATTCCTTCACCGCCGGCCATTTCGACCAGCCGCTCGCAAACCGTGTCATCGATATCGTAACCCTCCAACGTCACCTGCCGTGCCGCTTCATCCATTAACCGCGCAAAACTTTCACGAATACCACGCGTGTCGGCCGAATCCTTCGGCGGATCCGCCCGCAATTCGAAAACCAGATCAACGATCAGCATTCCCACGACCGCGAACGATGCCGCATAGTCCGGGACCAAAACGTGTCGAAGCCCGAACCGCCGCGCGATCTCGATTGCCTTCGCCTCAGACACGGCGCAACCGTAGCAAGTCAGTGTTGAACCCGCCCGTCCGAACCGTTTGACGACGGCGCCCACCGCATCTGCATCTGCCCATTTCCCGCGTTCGTGCGTTCCCGCTCGCCCGCGCGCATCAACCGCCGCGCATATATACGAACCCCGCCGCAATTCCAGGCACACGATTTCCCCCAGCCGATGCCGATCCGCCGCCTGCCGCGCCGCCGTCAATCCCGGCTCCGCGCGGACGTCGTCCGGCAACCGCCGAATCGCCCCCACCCCCAAGCTCCGCCCCACTCCCTCGATCCACCGCGCCATCACCTCGCTATCCGGCACACCCTCCGCGATTCGATACCGTAGTCGAAAGCCCGGTCGCGGAACCAGCTTATCCAGCGCCTGCGAAATCGCCGCCGTCACATCCGGCGCGGCAGCCCGCTCAATCCGAATCTCGACCCCATCCCATTTGCAAAGCTGCACATCGTCCTCACCCGCGTCGAGGCAGACAATCTCCGCGCCTTCATTCCGCATTCCACGTTCCGCATTCCGCATTTATGGCGCCTCGCTTGTCATCAGCCCGCGCGCGGCGATGATGCTGCCATGTTAACCGGCGGTACATCGCCCGGCGCAGCCCGCGCGACCTACGACGAACGCGCGCTGGCCCTCGCCCTCGCGGGCATCGGCTTCGCCCTCTCCGCCATCTTCGCCCTCCGCGACCCCGACGGCATCGTCCAGTTCGACGACCTCACCCACTACCTCTACGCCCGCTGGGCCTGGACCTGGCCCGCCTATCTGCTCGACGATTGGGGCCGCCCTGGCTTCACGGCCCTCTACTTCCTCCCCGCCGGTCTCAGTTGGGCCGCCTGCCGCATCCTGTCCTGTGCACTCTCCGCCGGTGCCGCGCTGGCCGCGTTTGAAATCGCCCGAACCCTCGGCCTCCGTCGCGCCTGGCTTGTCGTGCCGCTCGTCTTTGCCCAACCTCTCTTCTTCCAACTATCGCAAACGACGCTGACCGAAACGCCGATGGCCTTCTACCTCACACTCTCCGTCATGCTCGCGCAGAAGGGCCGCTGGACCACCTCCGCCGCGATCCTCTCCCCCGCCTTCGTCACCCGTCACGAAGCGATCATGTTCCTCCCACTCTGGTTCTTTTTCGCCTGGCGCGACCGAGTCGCCCTCTGGCGACTCTGGCCCCTCCTCTGGGCTCCGCTCGCCGTCAACTTCCTCGCCCCCCTCGC
This portion of the Phycisphaerae bacterium genome encodes:
- a CDS encoding phospholipid carrier-dependent glycosyltransferase, translating into MAQLAGSDPMEGHEGGADLTDPPCANQPQVLVTDVPRRWAWVFLAVMAAVFASLSLLAVRQKSVTVDEFGHLPVGYNVLTTGDFRYCELNPPLMNVLSALPLLFMEVSSPEATDFTPDEKYAFWANGYEFMEKNTANYHRLYVAARCVTVVVVAMLGVLLFGWAGLLAPTRPNAAGLLAAGLVWFSPGIMAHSQLVTTDAGCAFFTVLALAALHLFLHRPNLARSAGAGLALGLAALTKSSCLYLYAIAPVLVIVGWLCYRKSTLPRLFAGLALAFLVSGVTICAGYHFQEVGRLLNSFAFASGAGKLVQRIVPGGTPLPLPASFVTALDNQLRDAAVGDPSFLFGQYYFGGKWFYFIALLAVKTPLPLLALFFLGMGRALALRAYRGLLPWLLLMPAALLFVVFSFFSNKQLGLRMILPAAPLVWLFVAICLCAAPRRRWWSAIVTVLLVWCGVETARIHPHYLTYFNQIAGGPSQGFRYATDSNLDWGQDLIALRHFQTQRETGPIQLLYFGRVDPAIYGIDYRVPDLAEGQPLGPGLVAISNSLRGRSYPVNDHGRFIFVPALEIAEGKLIRPVANIGNSIQVYRLARPIGGRWRN
- the ftsH gene encoding ATP-dependent zinc metalloprotease FtsH codes for the protein MPDIGLEPDDQQPEARPGRKPRGGKGGPPPPPRMKMSRGVMSWIGFLLIAMMIALVVSQGYTAPQEISISDFWKYAALGHFESIELSDDQITGQFSDRAQGRPQGRANARFKVEYNTAGQVSEIEEKLRKTCPGTKITYAPSSTPYMNLLIGIVPWILIFGFIYFIIFRHLRASAGGAGMLGSFGRSRHRVSNKELTNVTFKDVAGVDEAKEEVAEIIEFLKTPKKFQRLGGRIPRGVLLVGEPGCGKTLLAKAIAGEADVPFFSISGADFVEMFVGVGASRVRDLFKSAKENSPCIIFLDEIDAVGRRRGAAYNGGGHDEREQTLNAILVEMDGFDTSDQVIVIAATNRDDILDPALTRPGRFDRRVYVSLPDIKGRMEILKVHARKVKMSPRVDLMRLARGTPMFSGAELAAIINEAAIIATMQNKDMVEMDDLEEARDKIRYGRSNKSRAIEEQERMATAYHEAGHTVIQVLLPDADPLHKVTIIPRGRALGATMSLPEKDRYGFGVRWLHATMRVLCGGRIAEFRHSKDASSGAAMDIEYATKLAKAMVIEWGMSPKLGFVKYSPESGKDAFFADKPYSDETAHLIDEEVRRLIDEAYRDAERLLSENWEKVEAVALALMKYETLDADEVRLLCRGEALDRPSLTGILFDENVGPKPQTARPVTGRPEPQLPPGGSMPQPGLG
- a CDS encoding PQQ-binding-like beta-propeller repeat protein, producing MIKNRERLYVGSRRYVAALDAQTGEEIWRTKFASGTSAVVTMLLKGNRLFVGHSGHAYGLDAGTGAILWTNELPKMGFNPVMLAMEGASECASQAAVAAGAEAEAAAAAACVVT
- the bamD gene encoding outer membrane protein assembly factor BamD encodes the protein MKHGCFAPLLILLASATARGDDKAKPTYHERLEFDAAKGQWIEIAPPIPGTEDGDLALARSLLAQCEYKDARKAFEHWFETYPESTLRPEALFYAAETEVSAEDAKPKSGDLMQAHRWLEEILDGWPGTNIADRALRKELIIAEMVLFKGRKQKVWKVLWLSADEETLTILDRIIDERARETPIAEQALRLKADYYYINGNFEEAETAYARLMRDFPRGRYHKFAMLRAGESALARFPGVEFDDADLLEAEVYLKDFSQKYPQDAGAQQVPQTLARVSDQRAEKEYRVAQYYERTKQIDAAAYYYRLVEKDWSATTWAFEARNRLIAMGAMEPPPEPMEPAPEEATTTPPTQPPGE